One segment of Geomonas ferrireducens DNA contains the following:
- a CDS encoding CoB--CoM heterodisulfide reductase iron-sulfur subunit A family protein, which translates to MSRIGVFVCHCGENISRTVDVERVAKAAGEIPGVAYSCDYKYMCSDPGQTLLKKAVAEHKLDGVLVAACSPRMHEKTFRKAAESAGLNPYLCEMANIREHCSWVHEDREMATEKATDIVKLMVERVRKGKSLAPITVPVTKRALVIGGGIAGIQAALDIADAGHRVVLVERDPSIGGHMAQLSETFPTLDCSQCIMTPKMVDVANHPNITLYTYAEIEKVDGYIGNFQVTVKHKARSVDESKCTGCGVCMTKCPKKKIPNEFDQGHGMRPAIYVPFPQAVPNTPVIDRENCTMFQSGKCGVCAKVCGPGAVDYEQKDSFTVEDVGAIVVATGFKLYTIDRKPEDSPIQGYGEFGYGTIPDVIDGMTFERLASASGPTGGKILRPSDGKEPKQVVFIQCVGSRAREKGISYCSKVCCMYTAKHTMLYHHKVHDGQAYVFFMDARTPGKGYDEFWRRAVEEEEAVYIRGMVSRMYQKGDKIVVMGSDIQVGVQVEIEADLVVLATAVQAQDGADLLAQKLGISYDKYNFYSEAHAKLKPVECATAGIYLAGACQGPKDIPDTVSQASAAAAKVMTLFAKDQLERDPVVAKVNEKYCVGCFACKKVCAYGAIEEKEIRDRQGNLVKKVAYVNPGVCGGCGTCQATCPSKSIELDGYTDEQIMAMIEAL; encoded by the coding sequence ATGTCCAGAATCGGCGTTTTTGTTTGCCACTGCGGCGAGAACATCTCCCGCACCGTGGATGTGGAGCGGGTCGCCAAGGCCGCGGGAGAAATCCCGGGAGTGGCGTATTCCTGCGATTACAAGTACATGTGTTCAGACCCGGGACAGACCCTTCTGAAGAAGGCGGTCGCCGAGCACAAGCTGGACGGCGTGCTCGTCGCGGCCTGCAGCCCGCGCATGCACGAGAAGACCTTCAGGAAGGCGGCCGAGTCCGCCGGGCTCAACCCGTACCTGTGCGAGATGGCGAACATCCGCGAGCACTGTTCCTGGGTCCACGAGGACCGGGAGATGGCGACCGAGAAGGCGACCGACATCGTGAAGCTCATGGTGGAGCGGGTGCGCAAAGGTAAGTCGCTCGCACCGATCACGGTACCGGTCACCAAGCGGGCGCTCGTCATCGGCGGCGGCATCGCCGGGATCCAGGCCGCGCTGGACATCGCCGACGCCGGGCACCGCGTGGTGCTGGTCGAGCGCGACCCCTCCATCGGCGGTCACATGGCCCAGCTCTCCGAAACCTTCCCGACGCTCGACTGTTCCCAGTGCATCATGACCCCGAAGATGGTCGACGTGGCGAACCACCCGAACATCACCCTCTACACCTACGCGGAAATCGAGAAGGTGGACGGCTACATCGGCAACTTCCAGGTGACGGTGAAGCACAAGGCGCGCTCGGTGGACGAGTCGAAGTGCACCGGCTGCGGCGTCTGCATGACCAAGTGCCCGAAGAAGAAGATCCCCAACGAGTTCGACCAGGGGCACGGCATGCGCCCCGCAATCTACGTTCCTTTCCCGCAGGCGGTTCCCAACACGCCGGTCATCGACCGGGAAAACTGCACCATGTTCCAAAGCGGCAAGTGCGGCGTCTGCGCCAAGGTGTGCGGTCCCGGCGCGGTCGATTACGAGCAAAAGGACAGCTTCACCGTCGAGGACGTGGGGGCCATCGTGGTCGCCACCGGCTTCAAGCTCTACACCATCGACAGGAAACCAGAGGACAGCCCGATCCAGGGTTACGGCGAGTTCGGCTACGGCACCATCCCCGACGTCATCGACGGCATGACCTTCGAGCGTCTCGCCTCCGCCTCCGGCCCGACCGGCGGCAAGATCCTGCGCCCCTCGGACGGCAAGGAGCCGAAGCAGGTGGTCTTCATCCAGTGCGTCGGTTCGCGCGCCAGGGAAAAGGGGATCTCCTACTGTTCCAAGGTCTGCTGCATGTACACCGCTAAGCACACCATGCTCTACCACCACAAGGTGCACGACGGGCAGGCCTACGTCTTCTTCATGGACGCGCGTACTCCGGGCAAGGGTTACGACGAGTTCTGGCGCCGCGCCGTCGAGGAAGAGGAAGCGGTCTACATCAGGGGCATGGTCTCCCGCATGTACCAGAAGGGGGACAAGATCGTCGTGATGGGGAGCGACATCCAGGTCGGCGTCCAGGTGGAGATCGAGGCGGACTTGGTCGTGCTCGCCACCGCAGTGCAGGCCCAGGACGGCGCCGACCTCTTGGCGCAGAAGCTCGGCATCTCCTACGACAAGTACAACTTCTACTCCGAGGCCCATGCGAAGCTGAAGCCGGTCGAGTGCGCCACCGCCGGGATCTACCTTGCCGGTGCTTGCCAGGGACCGAAGGACATCCCGGACACCGTCTCCCAGGCCTCAGCAGCCGCTGCGAAGGTGATGACCCTGTTCGCGAAGGACCAGTTGGAGCGCGATCCGGTGGTCGCCAAGGTGAACGAGAAGTACTGCGTCGGCTGTTTCGCCTGCAAGAAGGTCTGCGCCTACGGAGCAATCGAGGAAAAGGAGATCAGGGACCGCCAGGGGAACCTGGTGAAGAAGGTTGCGTACGTGAATCCCGGCGTATGCGGCGGCTGCGGCACCTGCCAGGCCACCTGCCCCTCCAAGTCCATCGAGCTCGACGGCTACACCGACGAGCAGATCATGGCGATGATAGAGGCGCTGTAA
- a CDS encoding hydrogenase iron-sulfur subunit: protein MHDFEPKIVAFVCTWCTYAGADLAGTSRMQYPPNVRVLKFPCTGRIDPVFILRAFQKGADGVLVSGCHPGDCHYMAGNFHARRRFAAFRALLDFIGVDLNRLQFSWVSAAEGGKWVEVVTDLTERVRTMGPMPEFKELEHEELWSTFAEATAGKSTGLNITADKSQVLNTPGLKEAYDSIS, encoded by the coding sequence ATGCACGATTTTGAACCGAAGATAGTCGCCTTCGTCTGCACCTGGTGCACGTACGCGGGGGCGGACCTTGCCGGCACGAGCCGGATGCAGTACCCGCCCAACGTCCGGGTGCTCAAGTTCCCCTGCACCGGGAGGATCGATCCGGTCTTCATCCTGCGCGCCTTCCAGAAAGGGGCGGACGGGGTGCTCGTTTCCGGCTGCCACCCGGGCGACTGCCACTACATGGCCGGCAACTTCCACGCCCGGCGCCGCTTCGCCGCCTTCCGCGCCCTGCTCGACTTCATCGGGGTCGACCTGAACCGGCTCCAGTTCTCCTGGGTCTCCGCCGCGGAGGGGGGAAAGTGGGTCGAGGTGGTGACGGACCTGACCGAACGGGTGCGCACCATGGGACCGATGCCGGAGTTCAAGGAGCTGGAGCACGAGGAGTTGTGGTCCACCTTCGCCGAGGCTACGGCGGGCAAATCCACAGGGCTCAACATCACGGCGGACAAGTCCCAGGTGCTCAATACGCCGGGACTGAAAGAGGCGTACGACAGCATCAGCTGA
- a CDS encoding DMT family transporter, translated as MPYLLLTLSALIWSGNFVISRAMNNVIPPAGFVFWRWVVALVVLLPIALPRLRREWPILRANLPLVGISGLFAVTLFNYLIYMAMHWTTAINAALVNSAIPIFIIMFARIFYGQRVMLRQHAGVLLSLVGVAAIILRGDPARILTLTFNRGDLLVLLAAIAWALYSVAIKRYPQGLNPFVFLFSMTVVGLVLLIPFYAWEISAGHHMTFNLPTVLSVLYVGVLASVVAFTAWNHGLRRVGPHIGGQFVHLMPAFSTIMAVMFLGETLQGFHIAGIVLIFAGIVCATYKVKA; from the coding sequence ATGCCGTACCTCCTTCTCACCCTGAGCGCCCTGATCTGGTCCGGAAACTTCGTGATCAGCCGGGCGATGAATAACGTCATCCCTCCCGCGGGCTTCGTCTTCTGGCGCTGGGTGGTCGCGCTCGTAGTGCTTCTCCCGATCGCACTGCCGCGCCTGCGCCGCGAGTGGCCCATCCTGCGCGCCAACCTGCCGCTCGTCGGCATCTCCGGGCTCTTCGCCGTCACCCTCTTCAACTACCTGATCTACATGGCGATGCACTGGACCACCGCCATCAACGCGGCCCTAGTAAACTCGGCCATCCCCATCTTCATCATCATGTTCGCGCGCATCTTCTACGGGCAGCGCGTCATGCTGCGCCAGCACGCCGGGGTCTTGCTTTCCCTGGTCGGCGTCGCGGCCATCATCCTGCGCGGCGACCCGGCCCGCATCCTGACGCTCACCTTCAACCGCGGAGACCTCCTGGTACTCTTAGCCGCGATCGCGTGGGCGCTCTACTCGGTGGCCATCAAGCGATACCCCCAGGGGCTGAACCCGTTCGTGTTCCTGTTTTCCATGACCGTGGTCGGCCTCGTGCTCCTAATCCCGTTCTACGCCTGGGAAATCTCCGCCGGGCACCACATGACCTTCAACCTCCCCACCGTGCTGAGCGTTCTGTACGTCGGCGTCCTCGCGTCGGTGGTCGCCTTCACCGCCTGGAACCACGGCCTGCGCCGGGTCGGCCCCCACATAGGCGGACAGTTCGTGCACCTGATGCCCGCCTTCTCCACCATCATGGCCGTGATGTTCCTCGGCGAAACGCTGCAGGGCTTCCACATCGCCGGCATCGTGCTCATCTTCGCCGGCATCGTCTGCGCAACCTATAAAGTAAAGGCCTAG
- a CDS encoding 4Fe-4S dicluster domain-containing protein, translated as MNAKASKNQLTSIEPAYYEAVTEAIRKEAVKILKEETVVGVVGYLPGRRKGTATPALVTSVEEAEKLIFSPACVNNLSVYLTKAKKGVLKQGKVGIVAKGCDMRALAGLMTESQLQREDLFIIGVVCPGVYGFGVERTGTLTEANIARKCRECTVHMPEGADVAAGTHAELADLTPEEAEEMARIEAMPQAERWAFWKEHFSRCIRCMACRQVCPFCYCEQCLCDKNRPQAVESSPRPAGNMAWHLVRAMHLAGRCGGCAECERVCPMDIPLNLLNRRMAKELKELYDYEAGLAPVEKGPLNQYKEDDDQSFIK; from the coding sequence ATGAACGCTAAAGCAAGCAAGAACCAACTGACGAGCATCGAGCCGGCCTACTACGAGGCGGTCACCGAGGCGATCCGCAAGGAAGCGGTGAAGATCCTTAAAGAAGAGACGGTGGTCGGCGTGGTCGGCTACCTCCCTGGTCGCCGCAAAGGGACCGCCACCCCGGCGCTGGTGACCTCGGTGGAAGAAGCGGAAAAACTCATTTTCTCGCCCGCCTGCGTCAACAACCTCTCGGTCTACCTCACCAAGGCGAAGAAGGGTGTGCTGAAGCAGGGTAAGGTCGGCATCGTAGCCAAGGGTTGCGACATGCGCGCCCTGGCCGGTCTGATGACGGAATCGCAGCTCCAGCGGGAGGACCTCTTCATCATCGGCGTGGTCTGCCCCGGCGTGTACGGTTTCGGCGTCGAGCGGACCGGGACCTTGACCGAGGCCAACATCGCCCGCAAGTGCCGCGAGTGCACCGTGCACATGCCGGAGGGGGCCGACGTCGCCGCCGGAACCCACGCCGAGCTCGCCGACCTGACCCCGGAAGAGGCGGAGGAGATGGCCCGCATCGAGGCGATGCCGCAGGCGGAGCGCTGGGCTTTCTGGAAGGAACATTTCTCGCGCTGTATCCGCTGCATGGCTTGCCGCCAGGTCTGCCCCTTCTGCTACTGTGAACAGTGCCTGTGCGACAAGAACCGGCCGCAGGCGGTGGAGAGTTCGCCGCGTCCCGCCGGCAACATGGCCTGGCACCTCGTGCGCGCCATGCACCTTGCCGGACGCTGCGGCGGCTGCGCCGAATGCGAGCGCGTCTGCCCGATGGACATCCCGTTGAACCTGTTGAACCGCCGCATGGCAAAGGAGCTGAAGGAGCTCTACGACTACGAGGCGGGGCTCGCCCCGGTGGAAAAGGGGCCGCTCAACCAGTACAAGGAGGACGACGACCAGTCGTTCATCAAGTAG
- the gltA gene encoding NADPH-dependent glutamate synthase, with protein sequence MSNDLSPKERMAIDRVHMPELPADERNKNFEEVNLGLSGDQALSEAKRCLQCKTRNCVAGCPVGVSIPEFIDALACEDMPRAAQILRGDNALPAVCGRVCPQETQCEALCIRGKKGDAVAIGYLERYVADWAMQHPDRLLSEPTPEPTGKSVAVVGCGPAGLTAAGELARQGHKVTIFEALHDTGGVLRYGIPEFRLPKEIIDREVGVLAQLGVTIECNVIIGKTLTVAELRSEFDAVFIANGAGLPTMLNIPGENLKGVYAANEFLTRVNLMEAGRREDSATPILQRDEVAVIGGGNTAMDCVRTAKRLGAKRAMIIYRRGEAEMPARVEEIKHAKEEGVEFIMLTAPLAIVATEDGWVKALRCQRMELGPADDSGRRRPQAIPDSEYDIPAGIVINAVGTNANPLLTATAPDLSLNKWGNVVTDDNGQTSIPGVFAGGDIVRGGATVILAMGDGKRAAASIDAYLKR encoded by the coding sequence GTGAGCAACGACCTTTCGCCCAAAGAGAGGATGGCGATAGACAGGGTACACATGCCGGAGCTGCCGGCGGACGAGCGGAACAAGAACTTCGAGGAGGTCAACCTGGGACTCTCCGGGGATCAGGCGCTCTCCGAGGCGAAGCGCTGCCTGCAGTGCAAGACGAGAAACTGCGTCGCGGGCTGTCCGGTGGGCGTTTCCATTCCGGAATTCATCGACGCGCTCGCCTGCGAGGACATGCCGCGCGCGGCCCAGATCCTGCGCGGCGACAACGCGCTCCCCGCCGTCTGCGGCAGGGTCTGCCCCCAGGAGACCCAGTGCGAGGCGCTCTGCATCCGCGGCAAGAAGGGTGATGCGGTGGCCATCGGCTACCTCGAGCGCTACGTGGCCGACTGGGCCATGCAGCACCCGGACCGTCTTCTCTCCGAGCCCACGCCCGAGCCGACAGGCAAGTCGGTGGCCGTGGTCGGCTGCGGCCCTGCCGGGTTGACCGCTGCCGGCGAACTCGCGCGCCAGGGTCACAAGGTGACCATTTTCGAAGCACTCCACGACACCGGCGGCGTCCTCCGCTACGGCATCCCGGAGTTCCGCCTTCCCAAGGAGATCATCGACCGCGAGGTCGGCGTGCTCGCACAGCTGGGCGTCACCATCGAGTGCAACGTGATCATCGGCAAGACGCTCACCGTTGCCGAGCTGCGCAGCGAATTCGATGCGGTCTTCATCGCCAACGGCGCCGGGCTCCCCACCATGCTCAACATCCCGGGCGAGAACCTCAAAGGGGTGTACGCGGCCAACGAGTTCCTCACCCGCGTGAACCTCATGGAGGCCGGTCGCAGGGAAGACAGCGCCACGCCCATCCTGCAGCGTGACGAGGTCGCCGTAATAGGCGGCGGCAACACGGCGATGGACTGCGTAAGAACGGCGAAAAGGCTCGGCGCCAAGCGCGCCATGATCATCTACCGCCGCGGCGAAGCTGAGATGCCGGCGAGGGTCGAGGAGATCAAGCACGCCAAGGAGGAAGGGGTCGAGTTCATCATGCTCACCGCCCCTCTCGCGATCGTCGCCACCGAAGACGGCTGGGTGAAGGCGCTGCGCTGCCAGCGCATGGAGCTTGGTCCCGCCGACGACTCCGGTCGTCGTCGTCCGCAGGCGATTCCCGATTCCGAGTACGACATTCCGGCGGGAATAGTGATCAACGCGGTCGGCACCAACGCCAATCCGCTCCTCACCGCCACCGCGCCGGACCTCAGCCTCAACAAGTGGGGCAACGTCGTCACCGACGATAACGGCCAGACCAGCATCCCCGGCGTCTTCGCCGGCGGCGACATCGTCAGGGGCGGCGCCACCGTCATCCTCGCCATGGGCGACGGCAAGCGCGCCGCCGCTTCCATCGATGCCTACCTGAAACGCTAA
- a CDS encoding CoB--CoM heterodisulfide reductase iron-sulfur subunit B family protein, producing the protein MTPGKKKLSYSYYPGCSLHASGREYDISTRALFKALNVGLKEVPDWFCCGATPAHNVDELLSLSLCAKNLSLAEQVEGDLAVACAACFSRLKTTQHHLKEDATKRKQVEYAIDGPASLNKPVKHILEILAREYGLAKLEESVKKPLMGLKVAAYYGCLLTRPPEVPELDDCEDPSIMEDILRALGAEPVKWSHRMECCGANFTLSRPGVVLKLSNAILESARLAGADCIMVACPLCHGNLDIRQKEIKEAFGAPDSTLFGSIFGSDLPISTTSEDRRDLPIFYITQLAALAMGVASQSLGFESVIIDPKPLLRDKQLL; encoded by the coding sequence GTGACGCCCGGCAAGAAAAAACTCAGTTATTCCTACTATCCCGGCTGTTCGCTGCACGCCTCCGGCCGCGAGTACGACATCTCCACCCGTGCCCTTTTCAAGGCGCTCAACGTGGGGCTCAAGGAGGTGCCGGACTGGTTCTGCTGCGGCGCGACCCCGGCCCACAACGTGGACGAACTCCTGTCGCTTTCGCTTTGCGCGAAGAACCTCTCCCTGGCCGAACAGGTCGAAGGGGACCTGGCCGTCGCCTGCGCCGCCTGCTTCTCGCGCTTAAAGACCACGCAGCACCACCTGAAAGAGGACGCAACCAAGAGAAAGCAGGTCGAATACGCCATAGACGGCCCGGCGTCGCTCAACAAGCCGGTGAAGCACATCCTCGAGATCCTCGCCCGCGAGTACGGCCTGGCGAAGCTCGAGGAGAGCGTCAAGAAGCCGCTCATGGGGCTCAAGGTCGCGGCCTATTACGGCTGCCTCCTCACCCGTCCCCCCGAGGTGCCCGAACTCGACGACTGCGAGGACCCGAGCATCATGGAGGACATCCTGCGTGCGCTCGGTGCCGAGCCGGTCAAATGGTCGCACCGCATGGAGTGCTGCGGCGCGAACTTCACCCTCTCCCGCCCGGGGGTGGTGCTGAAGCTCTCCAACGCCATCCTGGAATCGGCGCGCCTTGCCGGGGCCGACTGCATCATGGTCGCCTGCCCCCTGTGCCACGGGAACCTCGATATCCGGCAGAAGGAGATCAAGGAGGCCTTCGGCGCTCCCGACTCCACGCTGTTCGGCAGCATCTTCGGGTCCGACCTGCCGATCAGCACCACCAGCGAGGACCGGCGCGACCTCCCCATCTTCTACATCACCCAGCTTGCGGCCCTCGCCATGGGCGTCGCCTCGCAAAGCCTCGGTTTCGAGAGCGTCATCATCGACCCGAAACCGCTGTTGAGAGATAAACAGCTGCTCTAG
- a CDS encoding sulfide/dihydroorotate dehydrogenase-like FAD/NAD-binding protein, whose protein sequence is MFEVVSNEILAENLHKMVLVAPRIARARKAGQFVIVRLDQGEERIPLTIGDADQAAGTITLFIQAIGASTRKIVATPAGGFIRDVAGPLGKETHITNWGRVVCVGGGVGTAVLFPLVKALAEAGNEITTIIGGRSEKYVILAEELGALSKNLIITTEDGSQGYKGFVTGPLSEILADPERVPQAVFAVGPVPMMKAVANITREPGIETIVSLNPIMIDGTGMCGGCRVQVGNQTKFACVDGPEFDAHQVDFDGLSDRLTSYRKEEAARHAAEGCKLAKEVAK, encoded by the coding sequence ATGTTCGAAGTTGTAAGCAACGAGATTCTCGCGGAAAACCTCCACAAGATGGTGCTGGTCGCCCCCCGCATCGCGCGGGCAAGAAAGGCGGGACAGTTCGTCATCGTCCGCCTCGACCAGGGCGAGGAACGCATCCCGCTCACCATCGGCGACGCCGATCAGGCCGCCGGGACCATCACCCTCTTCATCCAGGCCATCGGCGCCTCGACCCGGAAGATCGTGGCAACGCCCGCGGGCGGCTTCATCCGCGACGTCGCAGGCCCGCTAGGCAAGGAAACCCATATCACCAACTGGGGCAGAGTCGTCTGCGTCGGTGGCGGGGTCGGCACCGCAGTCCTCTTTCCGCTGGTGAAGGCCCTCGCCGAGGCGGGAAACGAGATCACCACCATCATCGGCGGCCGTTCCGAGAAGTATGTCATCCTGGCCGAAGAGCTGGGCGCCCTCTCGAAAAACCTCATCATCACCACTGAGGACGGCAGCCAGGGGTACAAGGGGTTCGTGACCGGTCCTCTTTCCGAGATACTCGCCGACCCTGAGCGCGTGCCGCAGGCGGTTTTCGCGGTCGGCCCGGTCCCGATGATGAAGGCGGTGGCGAACATCACCCGCGAACCGGGGATCGAGACCATCGTGAGCCTCAACCCGATCATGATCGACGGCACCGGGATGTGCGGCGGCTGCCGCGTGCAGGTGGGCAACCAGACCAAGTTCGCCTGCGTGGACGGCCCCGAGTTCGACGCGCACCAGGTCGACTTCGACGGCCTTTCCGACCGCCTCACCAGCTATCGCAAGGAAGAGGCGGCAAGGCACGCAGCCGAGGGCTGCAAACTGGCTAAGGAGGTAGCAAAGTGA
- a CDS encoding FAD/NAD(P)-binding protein produces the protein MCESKNIYLPNLATIEAIVDETPDVRTLRLVFQDEAVRENFTFRAGQFAEYSSFGFGESTFCIASAPTRKGYIECCFRSVGRVTESLRRLEVGDTVGVRGPYGNSFPIEQFYGKSLVFIAGGIALPPLRTVIWNCLDLRDKFKDITIVYGARSEADLVYKHELKEWQERGDVRLVKCVDPGGAGPDFDGKVGFVPTVLEEAAPSAENTIALVCGPPIMIKFTLPVLERLGFSDDNIYTTLENRMKCGVGKCGRCNVGNVYVCKDGPVFTAREVKAMSQEF, from the coding sequence ATGTGCGAATCCAAGAACATCTACCTCCCCAACCTCGCCACCATCGAGGCCATCGTCGACGAGACCCCGGATGTCAGAACGCTGCGCCTGGTCTTCCAGGACGAAGCGGTCCGGGAAAACTTCACCTTCCGCGCCGGCCAGTTCGCCGAGTACTCCTCCTTCGGCTTCGGCGAATCGACCTTCTGCATCGCCTCGGCCCCGACCCGAAAGGGTTACATCGAGTGCTGCTTCAGGAGCGTCGGCCGCGTGACCGAGTCGCTCAGAAGGCTTGAGGTGGGCGATACGGTCGGGGTGCGCGGTCCTTATGGCAACTCCTTCCCGATCGAGCAGTTCTACGGCAAGAGCCTCGTCTTCATCGCCGGCGGCATCGCCCTTCCGCCGCTTCGGACGGTGATCTGGAACTGCCTCGACCTGCGCGACAAGTTCAAGGACATCACTATCGTGTACGGCGCCCGCTCCGAGGCGGACCTGGTCTACAAGCACGAGTTGAAGGAGTGGCAGGAGCGCGGCGACGTGCGCCTGGTGAAATGCGTCGATCCAGGCGGCGCAGGCCCCGACTTCGACGGCAAGGTCGGCTTCGTCCCGACCGTCCTCGAGGAGGCGGCGCCGAGCGCCGAGAACACCATCGCTCTTGTTTGCGGTCCCCCCATCATGATCAAGTTCACGCTGCCTGTTCTGGAGCGTCTCGGATTCTCCGACGACAACATCTACACCACGCTCGAAAACAGGATGAAGTGCGGCGTCGGCAAGTGCGGCCGCTGCAACGTCGGCAACGTCTACGTCTGCAAAGACGGCCCGGTCTTCACCGCCCGGGAAGTGAAGGCGATGTCGCAGGAGTTCTAG
- a CDS encoding 4Fe-4S dicluster domain-containing protein, producing MQIITEQNLRNLIDLLVKEAKLVVGPKLSGSVVLYEPLTAGTELTLDALPRRSSKELFFPVCEDILSYKREGGGMKVTDVDRSKFPETVLIGAPPCDAGSPSILDAVMSWDYKDEFYLERRKKSTIVGIACTKGDDACFCQAVGLAPDAENGSDLFLTPLKDGSYACNAVTEKGQALVAAHKNLFAEGAGAEPVPFVDQAVQKLDLVKIKKWLEEHFEDPLWERIADICVGCGACAFICPACHCFDINDEGSTDDGVRRKHWDACGFAKFTNHASGHNPRDVQNKRYRNRIMHKFKYYDDKFGKTLCTGCGRCIRACPVGIDIAEILETINGKAE from the coding sequence ATGCAGATCATTACGGAACAGAACCTTCGCAATCTGATCGACCTTCTGGTCAAGGAAGCCAAACTTGTCGTCGGCCCGAAGCTGTCGGGATCGGTCGTCCTCTACGAACCGCTCACCGCGGGGACCGAGCTGACCCTAGACGCACTGCCGCGCCGCTCCTCGAAGGAGCTCTTCTTCCCCGTCTGCGAGGACATCCTCTCCTACAAGCGGGAAGGCGGCGGCATGAAGGTGACCGATGTGGACCGTTCCAAATTCCCGGAAACGGTACTGATCGGTGCGCCCCCCTGCGATGCCGGCTCCCCCTCCATCCTGGACGCGGTCATGTCCTGGGACTACAAGGACGAGTTCTACCTGGAGCGCCGCAAGAAGAGCACCATCGTCGGGATCGCCTGCACCAAGGGTGACGACGCCTGCTTCTGCCAAGCGGTGGGACTGGCGCCGGATGCCGAGAACGGCAGCGATCTCTTCCTGACCCCTCTCAAGGACGGCTCCTACGCCTGCAACGCGGTGACCGAAAAGGGACAGGCCCTGGTTGCCGCGCACAAGAACCTTTTCGCGGAAGGGGCGGGTGCCGAGCCCGTGCCGTTCGTGGACCAGGCCGTCCAGAAACTGGATCTCGTGAAGATCAAGAAGTGGCTGGAAGAGCACTTCGAGGACCCGCTATGGGAGAGAATCGCCGACATCTGTGTCGGTTGCGGCGCCTGCGCCTTCATCTGTCCGGCCTGCCACTGTTTCGACATCAACGACGAGGGGAGCACCGACGATGGTGTGCGGCGCAAGCACTGGGATGCCTGCGGCTTCGCGAAGTTCACCAACCACGCCTCGGGGCACAACCCGCGCGACGTGCAGAACAAGCGCTACAGAAACCGCATCATGCACAAGTTCAAGTACTACGACGACAAGTTCGGCAAAACGCTTTGCACCGGTTGCGGCCGCTGCATCCGCGCCTGCCCCGTCGGCATCGACATCGCTGAGATCCTCGAAACGATCAACGGCAAAGCGGAATAA
- a CDS encoding cytochrome-c peroxidase: MKKRALLLFALLCLGNSAFAADDLTTQAKKLFKPIPSKAPSLKENPATAAKIDLGRKLFFDPRLSSSQLISCNTCHNVGLFGADLQETAVGHGWQKGPRNSPTVFNAVFDAAQFWDGRAKDLQTQAKGPVQANVEMNSNPELVVKTLKSIPGYGPLFRAAFPGQKDPVSFDNMARAIEVFEATLITPSSPFDRFLQGDTKALNAAQKRGLKVFMNKGCAPCHAGVNVGGADYYPFGVREAPATEIRPSGDTGRFMVTNTESDRYVFKAPSLRNVAFTQPYFHSGKVWKLRDAVAVMASAQLGIKLSDHEVDDTVAFLHALTGKEPRIAYPLLPPSSDTTPQPKLK, translated from the coding sequence ATGAAAAAGAGGGCGTTATTGTTGTTCGCACTACTTTGCCTTGGCAACTCCGCGTTCGCCGCCGATGATCTGACGACGCAGGCGAAGAAGCTCTTCAAACCGATCCCGTCCAAGGCTCCATCCCTGAAGGAGAACCCAGCCACCGCCGCGAAAATCGACCTCGGAAGGAAACTGTTCTTCGATCCACGGCTTTCCAGCTCACAGCTCATCAGCTGTAACACCTGCCATAACGTCGGGCTTTTCGGGGCGGATCTACAGGAAACTGCAGTTGGACACGGCTGGCAGAAAGGACCACGCAACTCCCCCACCGTCTTCAACGCGGTGTTCGATGCTGCGCAGTTCTGGGACGGGAGGGCGAAGGACCTGCAGACGCAGGCGAAGGGGCCGGTTCAAGCTAACGTCGAGATGAACAGCAATCCCGAACTCGTGGTGAAGACGCTGAAGAGCATCCCGGGTTACGGACCTCTATTCAGGGCGGCCTTTCCCGGGCAGAAGGATCCGGTAAGCTTCGACAACATGGCGAGGGCAATCGAGGTCTTCGAGGCGACCCTTATCACCCCGAGCTCCCCGTTTGACCGCTTCCTGCAAGGAGACACCAAGGCCCTGAACGCCGCGCAGAAAAGAGGGCTCAAGGTCTTCATGAACAAGGGGTGCGCCCCGTGCCACGCCGGGGTCAACGTCGGCGGCGCCGATTACTACCCCTTCGGCGTGCGGGAAGCCCCCGCTACCGAGATCCGCCCATCCGGCGATACCGGCCGCTTCATGGTCACCAACACCGAGAGCGACCGCTACGTCTTCAAAGCCCCTTCCCTGCGCAACGTGGCCTTCACCCAGCCCTACTTCCATTCCGGGAAGGTCTGGAAGCTGCGCGACGCGGTGGCGGTCATGGCTTCGGCTCAACTCGGGATCAAATTATCCGACCATGAGGTGGACGATACCGTAGCCTTCCTGCATGCGCTGACCGGAAAGGAGCCGAGGATCGCTTACCCGCTCCTTCCGCCGAGCTCCGACACGACACCACAGCCAAAGCTCAAGTAG